Proteins from a single region of Gemmatimonadota bacterium:
- a CDS encoding cytochrome P450: MTSIIRAIENSLKPLAARALLTYERLESGVAYHPGSDEVLAYPYDLYEQLRHKDPIHRMRLIDSWAISSYRDVDAILRDHARFSNQGLPTDTYVRIGPLGMLALDPPDHTRLRALVSRAFTPKSVAALQPKVEQIADDLLHAIEGQTRFDLMNAFAFPLPVIVIAQMLGVHTEDLSRFKAWSNLISLSIEPILDDENIKRARQARVELEAYFEEIIAQRRRKPQADLTSDLVAAEEAGDRLTHAELVTTLILLLVAGNETTRNLIGNGMLALLKNPDQFQRLRRQPALLDLAIHEFLRYDPPVQMDRRIALEDVEIRNKRIRAGQPVISLIGAANRDPAVFSNPNTLDIGRKKTSHLSFGRGIHYCLGASLAVMEAKVAFAALLKRYASIRLSAEPVRRHQITLRGLNELWVEVEKS, encoded by the coding sequence ATGACTTCAATAATTCGGGCAATTGAGAACAGTCTCAAGCCACTCGCCGCACGGGCGCTACTCACCTATGAACGCCTCGAATCGGGCGTTGCCTACCACCCCGGATCCGACGAAGTTCTCGCCTATCCGTACGACCTGTACGAACAATTGCGTCACAAAGACCCAATTCACCGCATGAGACTGATCGATTCATGGGCGATAAGCAGCTATCGGGACGTGGATGCCATTTTGCGGGATCACGCGCGTTTTTCCAACCAGGGACTGCCCACCGATACCTATGTCCGCATCGGCCCTCTGGGCATGCTCGCCCTCGATCCCCCCGACCACACCCGGCTGCGCGCCCTGGTCTCCAGGGCATTCACCCCCAAATCCGTCGCAGCTCTTCAGCCCAAAGTCGAACAAATCGCCGACGACCTCCTGCACGCCATCGAAGGACAAACCCGCTTCGACCTGATGAACGCCTTCGCATTTCCCCTGCCGGTTATTGTCATCGCCCAAATGCTGGGGGTCCACACCGAGGACCTGAGCCGGTTCAAAGCGTGGTCAAATCTGATTTCACTCAGCATCGAACCGATCCTCGACGACGAAAACATCAAACGGGCGCGACAGGCCCGGGTGGAGTTGGAAGCGTACTTCGAGGAAATCATAGCGCAACGGCGGCGCAAACCACAGGCCGACCTGACCAGTGACCTCGTAGCCGCAGAAGAAGCGGGCGACCGCTTGACGCACGCAGAACTGGTGACAACCCTGATCCTCTTGCTCGTGGCCGGCAACGAAACAACGCGCAACCTGATCGGCAACGGCATGCTCGCCCTCCTGAAAAACCCCGACCAATTCCAGCGTCTCCGCCGCCAGCCCGCCTTGCTGGACCTGGCAATACACGAGTTCCTCAGATACGACCCACCCGTTCAGATGGACCGGCGCATCGCGCTTGAAGATGTGGAAATCCGCAACAAGCGAATCCGCGCAGGCCAACCCGTCATCTCCCTGATCGGCGCTGCAAACCGCGACCCCGCCGTGTTTTCCAATCCCAATACCCTGGACATAGGTCGAAAGAAAACGAGCCACCTCTCCTTCGGACGCGGCATCCATTACTGCCTGGGCGCGTCGCTTGCCGTAATGGAAGCCAAAGTAGCCTTTGCCGCCCTGCTAAAGCGATACGCCTCAATTCGACTAAGCGCCGAACCCGTGCGCCGGCACCAGATCACCTTGCGTGGGCTAAACGAATTGTGGGTGGAGGTGGAAAAAAGTTAA
- a CDS encoding co-chaperone GroES produces MNVRPLSDRILVRRVDADEQMKGGIIIPDTAKETPQEAEVIAVGPGKRNKNGDVIAPGVKSGEKILIGKYAGTEIEVDGDEYVIVNEDDVLGIIQ; encoded by the coding sequence ATGAATGTCCGTCCGCTTTCCGATCGCATTCTGGTGCGACGGGTGGATGCTGATGAGCAGATGAAGGGGGGCATAATCATCCCCGATACTGCGAAGGAAACGCCTCAGGAGGCAGAAGTCATAGCCGTTGGACCGGGCAAACGGAATAAAAACGGCGATGTGATTGCGCCAGGAGTAAAATCTGGGGAAAAAATTTTAATTGGCAAATACGCCGGCACAGAAATTGAAGTTGACGGCGATGAGTACGTAATCGTAAACGAAGACGACGTATTGGGCATTATTCAATAA
- a CDS encoding rhodanese-like domain-containing protein: protein MKSRENLLDDARQNIPEMTVQEVHAYLNEGKNPVLLDVRGLDEWERGHLKGSVHIPRGELEYQAEATMPDKSREVIVICAGGVRSLLAGETLQALGYEKVISMDGGYGDWEDAHLPAEIPPPPEETGAPETPERLKEQIDHLEKVLAQKKTKLADM from the coding sequence ATGAAGTCGCGTGAAAATTTGCTGGATGATGCGCGTCAAAATATTCCGGAAATGACAGTACAGGAAGTACACGCGTATTTGAACGAGGGCAAGAATCCCGTATTACTCGACGTGCGAGGACTCGATGAATGGGAGCGCGGGCACCTGAAAGGATCTGTACACATACCCCGCGGAGAATTGGAATACCAGGCAGAAGCGACAATGCCCGACAAATCGCGTGAAGTCATCGTAATCTGCGCAGGCGGCGTGCGATCCCTCCTCGCTGGCGAAACCCTGCAAGCCCTGGGATACGAAAAAGTGATCTCGATGGACGGCGGATACGGGGATTGGGAAGATGCGCATCTGCCAGCTGAAATACCACCGCCACCGGAAGAAACAGGCGCGCCAGAAACCCCTGAACGACTCAAAGAGCAAATTGATCATCTGGAAAAAGTATTGGCCCAGAAAAAAACGAAGTTGGCTGATATGTAG
- the groL gene encoding chaperonin GroEL (60 kDa chaperone family; promotes refolding of misfolded polypeptides especially under stressful conditions; forms two stacked rings of heptamers to form a barrel-shaped 14mer; ends can be capped by GroES; misfolded proteins enter the barrel where they are refolded when GroES binds) — MAKQIAYGIDARERILDGVTLLSKAVKATLGPAGRNVVVAKSWGSPTVTKDGVTVAKEIELEDAYENMGVQMVKEVASKTSDIAGDGTTTATVLAEAIFREGLRNVTAGANPMDLKRGIDAAVGTVVKALGDQSQPVKDRNSIAQVGTISANSDSSIGEIIADAMDKVGKDGTITVEEAKSIETTLDVVEGMQFDRGYLSPYFVTDQENMEAILEDALILIHEAKLSNMNDLLPLLEKVAGAGKPLLVIAEDVEGEALATFVVNKVRGTLAACAVKAPGYGDRRKEMLGDIAVLTGGRVITEDLGIKLENVEISDLGQAKRVVIDKDNTTIVEGVGSVADIQGRTSQIRRQIEETTSDYDREKLEERLAKLAGGVAVINVGAATETEMKEKKARVEDALHSVRAAVEEGIVPGGGVALLRSLGALDETDVQGDQSTGVDIVRRALQAPLRQIADNAGIEGSLVVQKVNEGEGAYGFNARTEQYEDLVDSGVIDPTKVVRTAMENAASIAGLLLTTEALVTDIPEENEGAAPAHDPHHGHMH, encoded by the coding sequence ATGGCAAAGCAGATTGCCTATGGAATAGATGCTCGAGAGCGTATTCTCGACGGTGTAACGCTCTTGAGCAAGGCCGTGAAAGCCACGTTGGGACCTGCTGGAAGAAATGTGGTTGTCGCCAAATCCTGGGGATCCCCCACCGTGACAAAAGACGGCGTGACCGTAGCAAAAGAAATTGAACTCGAAGACGCTTACGAAAACATGGGCGTACAGATGGTCAAAGAAGTCGCCTCCAAGACTTCTGACATTGCAGGCGACGGCACAACCACAGCGACCGTACTCGCCGAAGCGATTTTCCGTGAAGGCTTGCGCAATGTGACTGCCGGAGCCAACCCGATGGACCTCAAACGCGGCATCGACGCGGCTGTCGGAACCGTGGTCAAAGCACTGGGAGACCAGAGCCAGCCGGTAAAAGACCGCAACTCAATTGCACAGGTAGGGACAATTTCCGCCAACAGTGACAGCAGCATCGGCGAAATTATAGCCGATGCAATGGACAAAGTCGGCAAAGACGGCACAATCACAGTCGAAGAGGCCAAAAGCATCGAGACGACGCTGGATGTGGTTGAAGGGATGCAGTTTGACCGCGGTTATCTATCGCCCTATTTTGTGACCGATCAGGAAAACATGGAAGCCATACTGGAAGACGCGCTGATCCTTATTCACGAGGCAAAATTGTCAAACATGAACGACCTGTTGCCTCTCCTCGAAAAAGTCGCCGGTGCAGGCAAGCCGCTTCTGGTAATCGCCGAAGACGTCGAAGGTGAAGCCCTCGCCACTTTTGTCGTCAACAAAGTGCGCGGCACCCTCGCCGCCTGTGCGGTAAAAGCACCGGGATATGGCGACCGCCGCAAAGAAATGCTGGGTGATATCGCCGTCCTGACAGGTGGGCGCGTGATAACGGAAGACCTCGGCATAAAACTCGAAAACGTCGAAATTAGCGACCTCGGGCAGGCCAAGCGCGTGGTAATCGACAAAGACAACACCACAATCGTAGAAGGCGTGGGATCCGTAGCTGATATTCAAGGGCGGACGAGTCAGATTCGTCGGCAGATAGAAGAGACCACCTCTGACTATGACCGCGAAAAACTCGAAGAGCGATTGGCAAAATTGGCCGGCGGTGTGGCCGTCATCAACGTTGGTGCGGCAACCGAAACAGAAATGAAAGAAAAGAAAGCCCGCGTCGAAGACGCACTTCACTCCGTGCGCGCGGCTGTTGAAGAAGGCATCGTACCTGGCGGCGGAGTCGCTCTCCTGCGCAGCCTTGGCGCATTAGACGAAACGGACGTGCAGGGCGACCAGAGCACAGGTGTGGATATCGTGCGTCGCGCACTGCAAGCCCCCCTGCGTCAAATCGCCGATAATGCCGGCATAGAAGGCAGCCTCGTCGTGCAAAAAGTGAACGAAGGCGAAGGCGCTTACGGGTTTAATGCACGCACCGAGCAATACGAAGACCTTGTAGATTCCGGTGTAATTGACCCCACAAAAGTGGTGCGCACTGCGATGGAAAATGCAGCGTCCATCGCGGGATTGTTATTGACAACCGAAGCCCTGGTGACAGATATCCCAGAAGAAAACGAAGGTGCAGCGCCCGCCCACGACCCCCATCACGGGCACATGCACTAA
- the secA gene encoding preprotein translocase subunit SecA produces MNFLTKIFGSKHDRDVKKMQPIVDEINQLYEEYASLSDEALKGKTAEFRTRIAEAADDAQKHLTQLKEELDAMQRDEDRTEQLEAIAEVEAEIKDIERDVLDEIHPEAFAVFKETCRRFKEREKSWDRAGDQIVWHEIPYDVQLIGATVLHQGKIAEMATGEGKTLAAGLALYLNGLLGRGVHLVTVNSYLAKRDAMWLGPVYLFLDLTVGVIQDRALGAEGFIMEEEGKDGYRMRACDHKDACLMDIVYGTKDQFGFDYLYDNMAIRSEDLIQREHYFAIIDEVDSILIDEARTPLIISGPVSESSSHRYEEMRPLVEKLVRAQTRIVNNILKQAEEELESGDEYEAGILLLQVQRGMPKNSRFMKRLQEEGIKRLVQRVESDYIRDKRTGELDEDLYFSIDEKSHIIDLTEKGRDEISRNPDDFVLPDLDEVLRDIEENKTLSDAEKDHAKEAAYQDYGEKNEAIHSVRKLLQAYSLYEKDVQYMIDDGKVVIVDEFTGRPQPGRRFADGLHQALEAKEKVKVERDTQTVATITLQNYFRLYDRLAGMTGTAETEAEEFHQIYKLDVVAIPTHEPVRRIDFNDWIYRTKREKYNALLDEIVHLHEQKLPVLVGTISVETSELISRMLTRKKIKHQVLNARQNVQEAQIIAQAGQPGAVTIATNMAGRGTDIKLGPGVIKAPDEHQCALIADPDNTRPLCPYIDKYGCRDEVPCGLNIIGTERHESRRIDRQLRGRSGRQGDPGSSRFFISLEDDLMRLFGSERIARVMDRLGAEEGEVIEHSWVTKSIETAQKRVEARNFEFRKQVLDYDDVMNQQREVIYDRRRHALEEEDISAMISEMIDETIDALLDIHIPPDAHPEDWNFDGLMEDLRNVFLQAPIIPDEDLPQLREAGLRDRVLRGIREAYDRRERVLGEDRMRQIERMIYLSVFDEKWKEHLREMDDLKEGIGLRGYGQKNPLIEYKREGYEMFVALLEDINRETLRLLFRISVEETPAQPRTQQPARLSLEHRDATGMGFAGMPEPGQDELTANSTEGDAPKKQPVRVEKKVGRNAPCPCGSGKKYKHCHGRA; encoded by the coding sequence ATGAATTTCCTGACAAAAATTTTCGGCAGCAAACACGATCGGGACGTAAAGAAAATGCAACCGATTGTGGATGAAATTAATCAACTCTACGAAGAATATGCCTCTTTGTCCGACGAGGCATTAAAGGGCAAAACAGCGGAATTCCGCACGCGCATCGCTGAAGCGGCCGACGATGCTCAAAAGCATCTCACTCAGCTCAAGGAAGAACTGGACGCGATGCAGCGAGACGAAGACCGCACCGAACAGTTGGAAGCCATTGCCGAAGTCGAAGCCGAAATCAAGGATATTGAGCGCGATGTGCTCGATGAAATCCATCCAGAGGCATTTGCCGTCTTTAAGGAAACGTGTCGCCGCTTCAAAGAGCGGGAGAAGTCCTGGGACCGGGCTGGCGATCAAATCGTGTGGCATGAAATACCCTACGATGTGCAATTGATCGGTGCGACCGTATTGCATCAGGGCAAAATCGCCGAGATGGCCACGGGCGAAGGCAAAACACTGGCTGCAGGCCTGGCTCTGTACCTGAACGGCTTGCTCGGGCGCGGTGTGCATCTCGTCACCGTAAACTCCTACCTGGCCAAGCGCGACGCCATGTGGCTGGGACCCGTGTATTTATTCCTGGACCTCACCGTAGGCGTCATTCAGGACCGCGCACTGGGTGCCGAAGGTTTTATTATGGAAGAAGAGGGGAAAGACGGGTATCGCATGCGCGCGTGTGACCACAAAGACGCCTGTCTCATGGATATCGTGTACGGCACAAAAGACCAGTTTGGTTTTGACTACCTCTACGACAACATGGCGATTCGCTCCGAAGACCTGATACAGCGCGAGCACTATTTTGCAATTATCGACGAAGTAGATAGCATCCTGATTGACGAAGCGCGCACACCGCTGATCATTTCGGGACCCGTATCGGAATCTTCATCGCATCGGTATGAAGAAATGCGTCCGCTGGTCGAAAAATTGGTACGCGCTCAAACCCGAATCGTAAACAATATTTTAAAGCAAGCAGAAGAAGAACTCGAGTCTGGCGACGAATACGAAGCAGGCATCTTGTTATTGCAGGTTCAGCGCGGAATGCCCAAAAATAGTCGCTTCATGAAGCGACTTCAGGAAGAGGGCATCAAACGCCTCGTGCAGCGGGTTGAATCCGATTATATCCGCGACAAGCGCACCGGAGAACTGGACGAAGACCTCTATTTTAGCATCGATGAAAAAAGCCACATCATTGACCTGACAGAAAAGGGACGCGACGAAATCAGCCGCAATCCAGACGACTTTGTATTGCCAGACCTCGACGAAGTACTTCGGGATATCGAAGAAAATAAAACGCTATCCGATGCCGAAAAAGACCACGCAAAGGAAGCCGCCTATCAGGACTACGGAGAAAAGAATGAGGCCATCCACAGCGTGCGAAAATTATTGCAAGCCTATTCTCTGTACGAAAAAGACGTGCAATATATGATCGACGACGGCAAGGTCGTCATCGTCGATGAATTTACGGGACGGCCCCAGCCCGGACGCCGTTTTGCCGATGGATTGCACCAGGCATTGGAAGCAAAAGAAAAGGTAAAAGTCGAACGCGACACCCAAACCGTGGCAACGATTACCCTGCAAAATTACTTCCGCCTCTACGACCGACTGGCGGGCATGACGGGCACTGCCGAAACAGAAGCCGAAGAATTTCATCAAATCTACAAGCTCGATGTGGTGGCAATCCCAACGCATGAGCCGGTGCGCCGCATCGACTTCAACGACTGGATCTACCGCACAAAACGCGAAAAATACAATGCCCTGCTCGACGAAATCGTACACTTGCACGAACAAAAATTGCCCGTCCTGGTCGGCACAATCTCCGTTGAAACCTCCGAGTTGATTTCGCGGATGCTCACGCGCAAAAAAATCAAACACCAGGTACTCAACGCCCGACAAAATGTACAAGAAGCGCAGATCATCGCGCAAGCCGGGCAACCCGGTGCCGTGACAATAGCGACCAATATGGCCGGGCGCGGCACAGACATCAAACTGGGACCCGGCGTCATAAAAGCACCCGATGAGCACCAGTGTGCATTGATTGCAGATCCCGATAACACCCGGCCCCTGTGTCCTTACATAGACAAATACGGATGCCGGGATGAAGTCCCGTGTGGATTGAATATTATCGGCACCGAACGACACGAATCCCGGCGCATTGACCGGCAATTGCGCGGTCGCTCTGGGCGGCAAGGAGACCCGGGAAGTTCGCGGTTTTTCATCTCACTGGAAGACGATTTGATGCGCCTATTTGGATCCGAGCGCATCGCCCGCGTCATGGACCGTCTGGGCGCCGAAGAAGGCGAAGTAATCGAACACAGTTGGGTGACAAAGTCCATTGAAACCGCGCAAAAACGGGTTGAAGCGCGCAATTTTGAATTTCGAAAACAGGTGCTGGATTACGACGACGTCATGAATCAACAGCGCGAAGTGATTTACGACAGACGCAGACACGCGCTGGAAGAAGAAGATATATCGGCGATGATCAGCGAAATGATCGACGAAACCATCGATGCACTACTCGATATTCATATACCGCCCGACGCACATCCCGAAGACTGGAATTTCGACGGCTTGATGGAAGATTTGCGCAATGTATTTTTGCAAGCCCCCATCATACCCGATGAAGACCTGCCCCAATTGCGCGAAGCGGGTTTGCGAGATCGCGTATTGCGCGGAATTCGCGAGGCCTATGATCGCCGTGAACGGGTCCTTGGGGAAGACCGCATGCGCCAGATAGAGCGCATGATTTACCTGAGCGTCTTTGATGAGAAGTGGAAAGAACACCTCCGCGAGATGGACGATCTGAAAGAGGGCATTGGCCTTCGCGGTTATGGACAAAAAAATCCATTGATCGAATACAAGCGCGAAGGTTATGAAATGTTTGTGGCACTGCTCGAAGACATCAACCGCGAAACCCTGCGCTTGTTATTCCGCATTTCCGTCGAAGAAACACCCGCACAACCGCGCACCCAACAGCCCGCACGCCTGTCATTGGAACACCGCGATGCCACGGGAATGGGCTTTGCCGGCATGCCCGAACCCGGTCAAGATGAATTGACCGCCAATTCTACAGAAGGCGATGCGCCGAAAAAACAGCCCGTGCGCGTTGAAAAAAAGGTAGGGCGAAACGCGCCGTGTCCGTGTGGAAGTGGAAAAAAGTACAAACACTGCCATGGAAGAGCTTAA